A section of the Clostridium sp. TW13 genome encodes:
- a CDS encoding glycoside hydrolase family 130 protein translates to MSKVKILSKGSTNIPWQDKPEGFEGLVWRHTNNPIIGWNPTPSTARVYNSAVVPYEGEFIGIFRADHKDGKARIHVGRSKDGLKWDIEDKEIQWKDEKGNDYQPDYSYDPRVVKIEDTYYIVWCTDFSGAALGLGMTKDFKNFVRLENPFIPFNRNGVLFPRKIHGNYALLSRPSDSGHTPFGDVFLSESPDLVFWGKHRKVMTKGAAGWWQGVKIGAGAVPIETSEGWLMLYHGVSTTCNGFVYSMGAAILDIDNPSKVLYRCKDYILTPEESYETTGFVPNVAFPCATLHDETTGRIAIYYGAADTYLAVAYTNVEELVEYVKNNSVLASGDEKEWR, encoded by the coding sequence ATGAGTAAAGTTAAGATATTAAGTAAAGGTTCAACTAATATTCCATGGCAAGATAAGCCAGAAGGATTTGAAGGACTTGTATGGAGACATACTAATAACCCTATTATTGGTTGGAATCCTACACCTAGTACAGCTAGAGTATATAATAGTGCAGTAGTTCCATATGAAGGTGAATTTATTGGAATTTTTAGAGCTGATCATAAAGATGGAAAAGCTAGAATTCATGTTGGAAGAAGTAAAGATGGTTTAAAGTGGGATATAGAAGATAAAGAAATTCAATGGAAAGATGAAAAAGGTAATGATTATCAACCAGATTATTCTTATGATCCAAGAGTAGTTAAAATAGAAGATACTTACTATATAGTTTGGTGTACAGATTTTTCAGGGGCCGCTCTAGGTCTTGGTATGACAAAGGATTTTAAAAACTTTGTAAGACTTGAAAATCCATTTATACCATTCAACAGAAATGGAGTTTTATTCCCAAGAAAGATACATGGTAACTATGCACTTTTAAGTAGACCGTCAGATAGTGGACATACTCCATTTGGTGATGTTTTCTTAAGTGAAAGTCCAGATTTAGTATTCTGGGGAAAACATAGAAAAGTAATGACTAAAGGTGCTGCTGGCTGGTGGCAAGGAGTTAAGATAGGGGCAGGTGCTGTACCTATAGAAACATCAGAAGGTTGGTTAATGTTATATCATGGAGTTTCTACTACATGTAATGGATTTGTATATTCAATGGGAGCTGCCATATTAGATATAGATAACCCTTCAAAAGTATTATACAGATGTAAAGATTATATATTGACTCCTGAGGAAAGTTACGAAACAACAGGTTTCGTACCAAATGTTGCATTCCCATGTGCTACATTGCATGATGAAACTACAGGAAGAATTGCAATATACTATGGAGCTGCTGACACATACTTAGCTGTGGCATACACTAACGTAGAAGAACTTGTGGAGTATGTAAAAAACAATTCTGTATTAGCTTCAGGGGATGAAAAAGAATGGCGTTAA